The Triticum aestivum cultivar Chinese Spring chromosome 3A, IWGSC CS RefSeq v2.1, whole genome shotgun sequence genome includes a region encoding these proteins:
- the LOC123063563 gene encoding syntaxin-61 yields MSSAQDPFYIVREEIQGSIGKLQTTFHRWEQVSSNTGEYVHITKELLTSCESIEWQVDELEKTISVASRDPAYYGLDEVELSRRRNWTGSARNQIGTVKRAVEKGKSNPAMARHQDNGTSRTNYYSSQDNDDYIASESDRQLLLMRQQDDELDELSASVQRIGGVGLTIHEELSGQERILNNLSLEMETTSNRLDFVQKRVAMVMKKAGIKGQIMLILFLVVLFIILFVLVFLT; encoded by the exons ATGAGCTCCGCGCAGGACCCCTTCTACATCGTCCGGGAGGAGATCCAGGGCTCG ATTGGTAAGCTGCAGACTACTTTCCATCGGTGGGAGCAAGTTTCTTCAAACACTGGAGAATATGTTCATATAACAAAAGAGCTTCTCACCAGCTGTGAAAGCATCGAGTGGCAG GTGGATGAGTTAGAAAAGACAATTTCAGTTGCATCAAGGGATCCAGCGTATTATGGACTCGATGAAGTTGAACTCTCCAGACGACGGAACTGGACTGGCTCTGCTCGTAATCAG ATCGGTACTGTCAAAAGAGCTGTTGAAAAGGGGAAGAGCAATCCTGCAATGGCAAGACATCAGGACAATGGCACAAGCAGAACTAACTACTATTCTTCCCAAGACAATGATGACTATATTGCTTCAGAATCAGATAGACAGCTTCTACTCATGAG GCAGCAGGATGATGAACTCGATGAGCTCAGTGCGAGCGTTCAGAGGATTGGAGGTGTAGGGCTTACCATACACGAAGAACTATCTGGACAG GAAAGGATCCTCAACAACCTAAGCCTGGAGATGGAAACTACTTCCAACAGGCTCGACTTTGTGCAGAAACGAGTGGCGATGGTGATGAAGAAGGCCGGCATCAAGGGGCAGATCATGCTCATCCTCTTCCTGGTGGTCCTATTCATCATACTCTTCGTTCTAGTGTTCTTGACATAG